In one window of ANME-2 cluster archaeon DNA:
- a CDS encoding tyrosine--tRNA ligase — protein MDRLSLIKRNTEEIVTQEELEALIEAKEAPTAYVGYEPSGKIHMGHVLTVNKLLDLQHAGFKVTVLLADVHAYLNQKGTMEEVRKIADFNKECFIALGLDEDKTNYVYGSDYQLEPDYMLNVLKLARATTLNRARRSMDEVSRNADNPMVSQMVYPLMQAVDIAMLGVDVAVGGIDQRKIHMLAREGLPGLGFKAPICIHTPILLGLDGKKMSSSSNNFISMDDTASALKKKVNKAFCPEGEIADNPVLALFKYHIIPRYEKIIIERPEKYGGDLHYESYEEMEAAFASKELHPMDLKSGAADYMNRILEPVRKKM, from the coding sequence ATGGACAGACTCTCACTTATCAAGCGCAATACTGAAGAGATTGTAACACAGGAAGAACTTGAAGCTCTTATTGAAGCAAAAGAAGCCCCTACTGCTTATGTTGGATATGAACCCAGTGGTAAGATCCATATGGGCCATGTCCTGACCGTGAACAAACTCCTTGACCTGCAACATGCGGGTTTTAAAGTCACGGTGCTGCTGGCGGATGTCCATGCTTACCTGAACCAAAAGGGAACCATGGAAGAGGTCAGGAAAATTGCAGATTTTAATAAGGAGTGTTTTATTGCGCTGGGCCTGGATGAGGATAAGACCAATTATGTTTATGGTTCTGATTACCAGCTTGAACCTGATTACATGTTGAACGTGCTGAAACTGGCCAGGGCAACCACCCTGAACCGTGCCAGGCGGAGTATGGACGAGGTGAGTCGCAATGCTGACAATCCTATGGTCTCCCAGATGGTATACCCTCTTATGCAGGCAGTGGACATTGCCATGCTGGGTGTGGATGTGGCGGTTGGTGGCATTGACCAGCGTAAGATACACATGCTTGCAAGGGAAGGATTGCCGGGACTTGGTTTCAAAGCACCAATCTGCATCCATACACCTATCCTGCTGGGACTGGACGGTAAGAAGATGTCTTCATCTTCAAATAACTTCATTTCCATGGATGACACAGCGAGTGCGTTAAAGAAAAAGGTCAATAAAGCGTTCTGTCCCGAAGGTGAGATTGCAGATAACCCGGTGCTGGCACTGTTCAAGTACCACATTATCCCGCGGTACGAAAAAATTATTATCGAGCGGCCTGAAAAGTATGGTGGTGACCTTCATTATGAATCCTATGAAGAGATGGAAGCTGCCTTTGCATCAAAGGAATTGCATCCCATGGACCTGAAAAGCGGTGCTGCTGATTACATGAACAGGATACTTGAGCCTGTGCGCAAAAAGATGTAA
- a CDS encoding sodium-translocating pyrophosphatase: MDKLLYLAPLAGLLSLVFAGIFAKKVLKSDPGTPEMQEISGAIQEGAMAYLNRQYKTIAIVAVILAVAMFIALPKENGLNVKTTIGFLVGAVSSALAGYIGMNVSVRANVRTAQKAKEGLKSAMDVAFKGGAVTGLAVVGLALLGTSGFFILFGAEPESVDMVIGFGFGASLISLFARVGGGIFTKAADVGADLVGKVEAGIPEDDPRNAGVIADNVGDNVGDCAGMGADLFETYVVTALAAMLLGGLVIGQFPNAILFPLMLGSSAIVASIIAVFFVKIGDDGKIMKALYKGVAVAAIISLVLFYFVTDMLMGDIKFYYSALIGTVIMVLMVIITEYYTSGSFRPVKSIADSSQTGAGTNIITGLAVGLESTGLPVIVIATGILGAFYVGGGFIPGQEIVGMYSIAIAAAAMLSTTGIIVALDSYGPITDNAGGIAEMANLPEETRKTTDALDSVGNTTKAVTKGYAIGSAGLGALALFADFTHKVDLTASDLSLSNPLVLVGLFIGGLLPFLFSAVTMKAVGKAAFEVVNEVRRQFKEIPGIMEGTSKPEYGKCVDIVTKAAIREMALPGIMAIGVPLVVGMVLGKEALAGLLIGIIVVGLLMALMMANGGGAWDNAKKTIENGAYGGKGSEAHKAAVVGDTVGDPFKDTSGPALNALIKVVNMISILFAALFINSGLF; encoded by the coding sequence ATGGACAAATTATTATATCTTGCCCCTCTGGCAGGATTGTTAAGTCTGGTATTTGCCGGGATCTTCGCAAAGAAAGTACTCAAAAGCGACCCTGGCACACCAGAAATGCAGGAAATATCCGGAGCGATACAGGAAGGTGCAATGGCATACCTGAACCGCCAGTATAAGACCATTGCTATAGTCGCAGTGATACTGGCAGTTGCCATGTTCATAGCACTGCCAAAAGAGAACGGATTGAACGTGAAGACAACCATCGGATTCCTGGTCGGTGCTGTGAGTTCGGCACTTGCAGGGTATATCGGCATGAATGTCTCGGTCAGGGCCAATGTCAGGACCGCCCAGAAAGCGAAAGAAGGCTTGAAGAGTGCCATGGATGTGGCATTTAAGGGTGGCGCTGTTACCGGTCTGGCCGTTGTCGGTCTGGCACTGCTGGGTACCAGCGGCTTCTTTATTCTTTTCGGCGCAGAACCTGAAAGTGTTGACATGGTCATTGGCTTTGGTTTCGGTGCCAGTCTTATAAGCCTGTTCGCCAGGGTCGGCGGAGGCATATTTACCAAGGCAGCCGATGTAGGTGCTGACCTTGTGGGTAAGGTCGAAGCAGGCATTCCCGAGGACGACCCCCGAAATGCCGGTGTCATTGCTGATAACGTGGGCGACAATGTAGGCGACTGTGCCGGCATGGGTGCCGACCTGTTCGAAACCTATGTGGTCACAGCACTGGCAGCTATGCTGCTTGGCGGTCTTGTTATTGGCCAGTTCCCCAATGCCATTCTGTTCCCGCTCATGCTGGGTTCATCTGCCATCGTGGCATCCATCATTGCGGTGTTCTTTGTCAAGATCGGTGATGACGGGAAGATCATGAAAGCACTGTATAAAGGCGTGGCGGTAGCGGCTATTATCAGTCTTGTACTGTTCTATTTCGTAACCGATATGCTGATGGGGGATATCAAATTCTATTACTCTGCCCTTATCGGCACGGTCATTATGGTTTTGATGGTAATAATTACCGAATACTACACATCCGGTTCGTTCAGGCCTGTGAAATCCATCGCTGATTCCTCACAGACCGGCGCAGGTACCAATATTATCACCGGCCTTGCCGTAGGTCTTGAAAGCACAGGACTGCCTGTTATCGTGATAGCTACCGGCATCCTGGGAGCGTTCTATGTTGGCGGAGGGTTTATCCCGGGCCAGGAAATTGTCGGCATGTACAGCATAGCAATCGCAGCAGCAGCAATGCTCTCGACCACAGGCATCATTGTTGCCCTTGATTCGTACGGTCCGATTACCGATAATGCAGGTGGCATCGCCGAGATGGCAAACCTGCCTGAAGAAACCCGAAAGACCACCGATGCCCTTGATAGTGTAGGTAACACCACGAAAGCAGTGACCAAAGGATATGCTATCGGTTCTGCAGGACTGGGCGCACTGGCCCTGTTCGCTGATTTCACACACAAAGTTGACCTGACTGCAAGTGACCTTAGTCTTTCCAATCCGCTTGTGCTGGTAGGTCTGTTCATTGGCGGATTACTGCCATTCCTGTTCAGTGCCGTCACTATGAAAGCGGTCGGAAAAGCCGCATTTGAAGTGGTCAACGAGGTCAGGCGCCAGTTCAAGGAAATACCCGGCATCATGGAAGGCACATCCAAACCCGAATATGGCAAGTGTGTAGACATTGTTACCAAAGCTGCCATCAGGGAAATGGCACTCCCCGGCATCATGGCTATCGGAGTACCCCTGGTTGTTGGAATGGTGCTCGGTAAAGAAGCACTCGCTGGCCTGCTCATCGGTATCATTGTAGTCGGTCTATTGATGGCCCTGATGATGGCGAACGGCGGAGGCGCATGGGATAATGCCAAAAAGACCATCGAGAACGGAGCGTACGGCGGTAAAGGTTCAGAGGCACATAAAGCTGCCGTAGTGGGCGATACCGTTGGCGACCCGTTCAAGGATACGTCAGGTCCGGCGCTGAATGCCCTTATCAAGGTAGTGAACATGATCTCGATCCTGTTCGCTGCCCTGTTCATAAATTCCGGGCTGTTTTAA
- a CDS encoding AarF/ABC1/UbiB kinase family protein encodes MLEKSGRYFRIIIVFIKYNLFSLLYTDIKQDYISDKKCACQIDQKYRNNAVKLKKAFEELGPTFIKLGQTLSNRPDLLPRPYIMELDKLHDDVEVLPFESMRRSFEGTCICDTVPEEHSPFCYHCNDILDLYDEFDTDPIASASIGQVYRAVLKGREVAVKIARPDVIDTINLDLMILKDLKRVLFGMLGFGKDFDVDGFLDDFKDMLTRELDYKSEALNIERFRENFKGNENVKIPDVFWDYTRDTVLVMEFIYGTQIQDVRDIDGDTRNRLVTLISESYLKQIYLDGFFHADPHGGNIIALENGSIALLDFGAVGVLDSELQWNLFNLFYGVYKRDVDIAADYFFRIGFVKDRNIDMHAFKEDMDMLISRQHFSKAGEKQSDNYVMLAVKYNISMPRIFSRLERALFLVEDVCMKLDPAFNIMDEAEALVGKSMRARFSPEMVAKNSQKDATNYYMMFRSLPERVEQTLNSLDSFFLSMERNTASRQQRYRILKKGMFMLSIAVLAAAILVWFT; translated from the coding sequence ATGTTAGAAAAATCAGGTCGATATTTCAGGATAATAATTGTTTTCATAAAATACAATCTTTTCTCCCTGTTATACACAGACATCAAGCAGGATTATATTTCTGATAAGAAATGTGCATGCCAGATAGACCAGAAATACCGTAATAATGCAGTCAAACTGAAAAAGGCATTCGAAGAACTGGGACCCACATTTATAAAACTGGGCCAGACCCTGAGCAACAGGCCAGACCTGCTGCCAAGACCGTACATTATGGAACTGGACAAATTGCATGACGATGTGGAAGTATTGCCTTTTGAGAGCATGAGGAGGTCATTCGAAGGGACCTGTATATGTGACACGGTACCTGAAGAACACAGTCCTTTCTGTTACCACTGCAATGATATCCTGGACCTTTATGATGAGTTTGATACAGATCCCATTGCCAGCGCTTCAATAGGCCAGGTATACCGGGCGGTGCTCAAGGGGCGGGAAGTGGCGGTAAAGATTGCCAGACCTGATGTGATAGATACCATAAACCTCGACCTGATGATTTTGAAGGACCTGAAAAGGGTGCTTTTTGGTATGTTAGGTTTCGGGAAGGACTTTGATGTTGACGGGTTCCTGGACGATTTTAAGGATATGCTTACCAGGGAACTTGACTACAAAAGCGAGGCCCTGAACATCGAGCGGTTCAGGGAGAATTTCAAGGGTAACGAGAATGTGAAGATACCGGATGTATTCTGGGATTATACCCGCGACACGGTACTGGTAATGGAGTTTATTTACGGGACACAGATACAGGACGTGCGTGATATTGACGGGGATACGAGGAACAGACTGGTAACTTTGATAAGTGAAAGTTACCTGAAACAAATATACCTGGACGGTTTTTTCCATGCTGATCCCCACGGCGGGAACATTATAGCCCTTGAAAACGGCAGTATCGCCTTGCTGGATTTCGGTGCTGTTGGTGTGCTTGACAGTGAACTCCAGTGGAACCTGTTCAACCTGTTCTACGGGGTGTATAAAAGAGATGTGGATATAGCTGCGGATTATTTCTTCAGGATAGGGTTCGTGAAGGATAGGAACATTGATATGCATGCGTTCAAGGAGGACATGGACATGCTCATATCCAGGCAGCATTTCAGTAAGGCCGGGGAGAAGCAAAGCGATAATTACGTGATGCTGGCGGTAAAATACAATATTTCCATGCCCAGGATATTCTCACGACTGGAGCGGGCACTGTTCCTGGTCGAGGATGTCTGTATGAAACTTGACCCCGCGTTCAATATCATGGACGAGGCAGAAGCACTGGTCGGAAAGTCAATGCGTGCCAGGTTCAGTCCCGAAATGGTTGCGAAGAATAGCCAGAAGGATGCGACAAATTATTATATGATGTTCAGGTCACTGCCGGAAAGGGTTGAACAGACATTGAATTCTCTGGATTCTTTTTTTCTGTCCATGGAGAGAAATACGGCATCCCGGCAACAAAGATACCGTATCTTGAAAAAAGGGATGTTCATGCTTTCAATTGCGGTATTGGCTGCTGCAATTCTTGTCTGGTTCACCTGA
- a CDS encoding HEAT repeat domain-containing protein: protein MPLNDDAKGHKEAVDQMHYNFSILLDTKKEEASTYLLSLAKDEHSGIRKGAASILGLAFKDMSDKVLATKYLLTLTKDEKSDVRRGATDALGSAFQHVTDKDEASTELLALTKDEDSGVRWRAAYALRSAFPHITDKFHASEDLLKLTTDEDSLVRRGAVDALGSAFPHIIDKVHASGNLLSLTKDEDRGVRWRAVEALGFAFQYLTDKVQASMELLSLAQDKDNLVRRGAVDAIGLAFQYMSNQEQVWNGLLVLTKDEDSLVQWAAADALCSSFPHMTDKTNAWNDLVALTSDEDRNVRRRAADSIGLVFQYVTDKVQASHDLLELSKGRDSDE, encoded by the coding sequence ATGCCTTTAAATGATGATGCAAAAGGGCATAAAGAAGCAGTAGACCAAATGCACTATAATTTTTCAATTCTTTTGGACACGAAAAAGGAAGAGGCTTCAACATATCTCCTTTCGCTTGCGAAAGACGAGCATAGCGGTATACGAAAGGGGGCAGCCAGTATCCTGGGTCTGGCCTTCAAGGACATGAGTGACAAGGTTCTGGCGACGAAATACCTGCTTACCCTCACGAAAGATGAGAAAAGCGACGTACGAAGGGGTGCAACTGATGCCCTGGGTTCGGCATTTCAGCATGTCACCGATAAGGACGAGGCATCCACTGAACTACTGGCACTTACAAAAGACGAAGACAGTGGTGTACGGTGGCGTGCAGCTTATGCCCTGCGTTCTGCCTTCCCACATATTACTGATAAATTTCATGCATCTGAAGACCTTCTGAAACTCACCACGGATGAAGACAGCCTCGTAAGAAGGGGGGCAGTAGATGCCCTGGGTTCGGCATTTCCGCATATAATCGATAAGGTCCACGCATCTGGAAATCTCCTGTCATTGACAAAGGATGAGGATAGGGGGGTACGATGGCGGGCGGTTGAAGCACTTGGCTTTGCATTTCAGTATCTGACCGATAAGGTTCAGGCATCTATGGAATTGCTTTCTCTGGCTCAGGATAAGGACAATCTTGTGCGACGGGGGGCGGTGGATGCCATTGGTTTGGCTTTTCAGTATATGAGCAACCAGGAACAGGTATGGAATGGGCTACTGGTGCTCACGAAGGATGAGGACAGCCTCGTGCAATGGGCTGCAGCTGATGCACTTTGCTCGTCATTCCCACACATGACCGATAAAACCAATGCCTGGAACGACCTGGTGGCGCTCACCAGTGATGAGGACCGCAATGTGCGAAGACGGGCTGCCGATTCGATCGGATTGGTATTTCAGTATGTTACCGATAAGGTTCAGGCATCTCATGACCTCCTGGAACTCTCTAAGGGCCGGGACAGCGACGAGTGA
- a CDS encoding NAD(P)/FAD-dependent oxidoreductase: MEKYDIIVVGAGPAGLGFSGTIKNKNVLVVDRKPELGIPVKSSAGTFTDTLTDFELEEAVRHSSKGFRIILGNGFTKEFHYEKPVLHSLDFPRMIKILSDKARMNCEMIHPASVENVTLKNGNVESIEIEDTLYKADLFVDASGEARVLLKHLNPSYYQRQWLAHGLEYEATGLDFDADSFDFFFSNTIIPEGYAWVFPTGKTTARIGLGKLVYQKGGTKKVNLKNALHEFISSGIITVKNFNENNINEIHGGTMTYYQPLKDPSFNNCFVIGDASSQSSCFLGEGIRFSLLSARKLALLLNSHDLETARLHYQTYISHMTRHFKMCKMFLHYYKLAPERGIYAFLKALSDYDETNMLRILRSEFKGTDFTRLLYTVPQNMF, encoded by the coding sequence ATGGAGAAATATGACATAATTGTGGTGGGAGCCGGACCTGCCGGGCTTGGTTTTTCGGGAACCATTAAAAATAAGAATGTCCTGGTAGTCGACAGGAAACCTGAGCTTGGAATTCCTGTAAAGTCTTCTGCAGGGACGTTTACTGATACGCTTACTGACTTTGAACTGGAAGAGGCTGTACGTCATTCATCAAAAGGATTTAGAATCATCCTTGGGAACGGCTTTACTAAAGAATTCCACTATGAAAAACCTGTACTTCATTCCCTGGACTTTCCACGAATGATAAAAATCCTGTCCGACAAAGCAAGAATGAATTGCGAAATGATACATCCTGCTTCAGTTGAGAACGTTACCCTTAAAAATGGCAACGTCGAAAGTATTGAAATTGAAGACACTCTTTACAAAGCAGACCTTTTCGTTGATGCTTCCGGCGAGGCAAGAGTCCTGTTAAAACATCTTAATCCGTCATATTACCAAAGACAGTGGCTTGCACATGGACTGGAATATGAAGCTACCGGACTTGATTTCGATGCTGATTCTTTTGACTTTTTCTTTAGTAATACTATCATCCCTGAAGGATATGCATGGGTCTTCCCTACCGGAAAGACTACTGCCAGGATTGGCCTGGGAAAACTTGTTTACCAAAAAGGCGGTACAAAAAAAGTGAATTTAAAGAACGCTCTTCATGAGTTCATATCTTCAGGTATTATTACGGTCAAGAATTTCAATGAGAACAATATTAATGAGATCCACGGCGGAACCATGACATATTATCAACCGCTAAAAGATCCATCCTTCAATAATTGTTTTGTGATAGGTGACGCCTCATCACAGTCAAGCTGTTTCCTAGGTGAAGGGATACGTTTCTCATTATTGTCTGCCAGGAAATTGGCCCTATTGCTCAATTCCCATGACCTGGAGACTGCCAGGCTGCATTATCAAACATATATTTCACATATGACAAGGCATTTCAAAATGTGCAAGATGTTTTTGCATTATTATAAACTGGCCCCTGAGAGAGGCATTTACGCATTCTTGAAAGCTCTGTCCGATTATGATGAAACAAATATGTTAAGAATTCTCAGAAGTGAATTCAAAGGAACTGATTTTACCCGGTTATTGTATACAGTACCACAAAACATGTTCTAA
- a CDS encoding type II toxin-antitoxin system RelE/ParE family toxin: protein MFRIFLDIPVQKFLKKLDYSISQRIIEVVEMLAEDPIPHDSKRIIGIKEKVFRIRVGKFRVLYRVNYENFSIVIIDIDTREHVYK, encoded by the coding sequence ATGTTTAGGATTTTTCTTGATATTCCTGTCCAAAAATTTCTCAAAAAACTTGATTATAGCATTTCTCAAAGAATTATTGAAGTTGTTGAGATGCTTGCTGAAGATCCTATCCCTCACGATTCAAAGAGGATTATTGGTATAAAGGAGAAAGTTTTCAGGATAAGGGTGGGCAAATTTCGTGTGCTTTACCGAGTTAATTATGAAAACTTTAGTATAGTGATTATTGATATAGATACAAGAGAGCATGTCTATAAGTA